The genomic window TATTTTAACATACGAATGAAAAACTGACCTAGTATGCCTACTACGAAAAAAAAGAAAAAAGCAGCCAAACCAATTTAGGCAGCCTGCTTCTATTCATTGTTAAACTTAAAACTCGCCTTCAAAAGGAGTAAACGGAATATTTAATCTGTTTTCGACTACACGCAGCCTTTGGTTTAATCTGTTCAAGCGGCGTGTATGACGTTCATCGTTTTGATTTAGTCGTCTTATTTCCTGGTTTATCCGGTTTATTTCTCCGTTCAAACGATTAATTTCTCTATTTTGTCGGGTCAGCTCGTTGGCTTGCTGCGCATTTTGTCTTTCGAGAGCATTTACTCTTCTTTCAAGCGCCTGAACTTGGGGCGGCTGTCTGTATGATTCATATGGCTCCTGCTGCATGAAATCATTCTGTATATAGTAGCTAGTTTGATACGGAACATATTCTGAATAATAGTCGTAAGGATACATGTGGACAACTCTCCTTTTAAAAAAATTCGTGATAAATTCCCTACAAATTATGTAACTTTGTTTAAATTGACACGGCATTCACCCATCTTAAACAAATAAAGTGGGTGTGAGGCATCCTTCCGATGGTGACTCATACCATTTTTGGAATTGTTCATTTATAATGGTGTTAAAACAATTTTGGAGGATCTCATGTCGCAAAAACAAAAAACATTGTCTTCTAAGCGATCTACGTTAAGAAAAGTTGGAATAGGTTTGATCATCATGTCGTTCGTACTTTATGGAGCTCTCTTACTCGTACCTCTTATACCTTTTTCAACTGGAACAAAGGTAATCATTTCTTCAGTATTAGTCCTTTCAGGAGAAATTACATTTTGGGTAGGCGGCATTATATTAGGGAAAGAGGTCGTTACGAAATATAGGAAGTATTTTAATCCTTTGAATTGGTTTAGAAAAAACAAAAATCCTTAACCGCAATATGGGTCTCTTTTTTTAACCATTGTGTATGAAGTATACTAAAGGCAGGATTAAATCCTGGATTTTGGAAGGGGAAATTGTTATGAAAGTCAGTGTTCTAGGTGGAGGAAGCGAAGTTGGCGCTTCTTGTTTACATATCAATATAGCCGGTACGAATTTATTAATTGATGCGGGAATGAGAATGCATGGGGAAGATTTGCTTCCGGCTCTAGGGATGCTGGACACGCTTGGCAAACCGGATGTCATTCTCGTGACACACGCCCATGCCGATCATATTGGAGCGCTTCCGATCGTTCATTCCCTTTTTCCAGATGTACCCATCTATGCAACACCACCGACTGCAGATCTTATGAAAGTGATGATGAAAGATTCATATAAAATATTGGAACAGCGCTCCCGTGAGACCAATACTTTAGTTCCATATACGGAAGAACAGGTAAACTCTTTGCTTGAATCGCTTCTTCTTTTTCCCGCCAGCGGATCGTTGCGGGTAGGCAATGTGAAAATAACGAGTTATCGCGCCGGCCATATTTTAGGAGCCGTCATGTTTCTCATCGAAGGAGAAGGGGAAACACTTCTTATTACAGGAGACTTGAGCTTTAAAGCGGGACGAACGATTCCGGGGGCCCAAGTTCCACATGATATTCAGCCTGACGTGGTCATTATGGAATCAACTTACGGAAACCGTGCTCATACCGATAGAAATACAGAAGAAAGGCGTCTTGCTGAACATGTTTCGGAAGTCATTTCCGGAGGTGGCTTTGCGCTTATTCCTGCATTTGCTCTCGGGCGGGCACAGGAAGTTTTATTAATTTTGCAAGATTATATGGAAAAAGGGCTTATCCCGGAATTTCCTATTTATGTCGATGGGCTTGTAACACCTATAAGCAGAATTTATAATCATTACCCCCATTTTTTAAAAGGACCTGTCGCTCATCGCATTCGAAAAAATGGAGATGTATTTTTAACGGAAGGGCGATGCAAGGCTGTAGAGCCAAAAGAGCGCAATGAAGTGCTTAACGGTAAACCGGGCTGTATTGTTGCTTCTTCAGGGATGCTGACTGGAGGAGCGAGCTCGTGGTACGCAGAAAGGCTCGTATCTAATGAGAAAAATGCGATTTTTATTACCGGCTACCAGGATGAAGAGAGTCCGGGCAAAAAACTGTTAAACGTTGCGGATGGTCTTGAAAACGAATTGGAACTGAACGGGACAACCTATCAAGTAAAATGCCGTGTTGGAAAGTACGGTTTATCTGCGCATGCTGATGCAAATGAAATGAACCGTTTTATCCAAACATTAAATCCAACTTACACACTGCTTGTCCACGGCGATGATGAAGCGAGAAGTCAGCTTGGAAGTTTAATCGATCCGAGATTTCATCCAATTTTAGTAGAGAATGGC from Bacillus methanolicus includes these protein-coding regions:
- a CDS encoding transporter suffix domain-containing protein, coding for MSQKQKTLSSKRSTLRKVGIGLIIMSFVLYGALLLVPLIPFSTGTKVIISSVLVLSGEITFWVGGIILGKEVVTKYRKYFNPLNWFRKNKNP